A single Sporolituus thermophilus DSM 23256 DNA region contains:
- the eutS gene encoding ethanolamine utilization microcompartment protein EutS yields MAEKPRVIQEYVPGKQVTLAHLIANPRKELCEKLGLPLSGALGIITITPCEAAIIAADIATKTAAVQVGFLDRFTGSLVVCGAVSAVEAALVQVNDMLAKGLGFTAARLTRS; encoded by the coding sequence TTGGCGGAAAAACCGCGGGTAATCCAGGAATATGTGCCGGGTAAGCAGGTAACGCTGGCCCACCTTATTGCCAATCCGCGAAAAGAATTATGCGAAAAATTAGGCCTGCCTCTGAGCGGGGCGCTCGGCATAATAACAATTACGCCTTGCGAGGCCGCTATTATCGCCGCTGATATTGCGACCAAAACGGCGGCGGTGCAAGTCGGTTTCTTGGACCGGTTTACCGGTTCGCTGGTAGTCTGCGGCGCAGTATCCGCCGTTGAAGCTGCGCTGGTTCAGGTAAACGACATGCTGGCCAAAGGGCTAGGCTTTACCGCCGCCCGCCTGACGCGGTCATGA
- the pduA gene encoding propanediol utilization microcompartment protein PduA: MGEALGMVETKGLVGAIEAADAMVKAANVVLVGYEKIGSGLVTVFVRGDVGAIKAATDAGAAAARKVGEVVAVHVIPRPHADVEKILPKVK; the protein is encoded by the coding sequence ATGGGCGAAGCATTAGGCATGGTGGAAACCAAAGGCCTTGTCGGGGCTATTGAAGCGGCTGACGCTATGGTAAAAGCGGCCAATGTTGTATTAGTCGGGTACGAAAAAATCGGTTCAGGTCTGGTGACGGTCTTTGTGCGTGGCGATGTGGGCGCCATTAAGGCAGCCACTGATGCTGGCGCCGCCGCAGCCCGCAAAGTGGGGGAGGTCGTGGCTGTACACGTCATTCCGCGGCCGCATGCCGACGTGGAAAAAATCCTGCCGAAAGTCAAGTAA
- a CDS encoding propanediol/glycerol family dehydratase large subunit, with translation MQRSKRFEALAARPVNQDGFVVEWPEVGLIAMGSPNDPVPSIKIENGKIVELDGKPRAEFDFIDQFIADYAIDIAAAEKAMAMDDLAIAKLLVDVNVPREEVLKITRGLTPAKIVAVLNTMNVVEMMMAMQKIRARKRPSNQCHVTNLQDNPVQIAADAAEAAIRGFDEMETTVGVVRYAPFNALALQVGAQTGRGGVLIQCALEEATELLLGMRGITAYAETISVYGTENVFVDGDDTPWSKAFLASAYASRGLKMRFTSGTGSEVQMGYAEGKSMLYLEVRCILIAKGAGVQGLQNGSISCIGIPGAVPSGIRAVLAENLAAAMLDLEVASGNDQTFSHSDMRRTARLLMQMLPGTDFVCSGYSAVPNYDNMFAGSNVDAEDYDDWYAIQRDLMVDGGIKPVTEEEVIAVRNKAARALQAVFRELGFPPITDAEVEAATYAHGSKDMPPRNVVEDLKAADDMMKRGITGLDIVKALAKNGFNDIAENVLGMLKQRVSGDYLHTSAILDSKFNVISAVNDRNDYRGPGTGYRLSPKRWDEIKNINQAVKPSDFDI, from the coding sequence ATGCAACGTTCCAAACGTTTTGAAGCGCTGGCTGCCCGCCCGGTAAACCAGGACGGCTTTGTCGTGGAATGGCCGGAAGTTGGCCTGATTGCTATGGGCAGTCCTAACGACCCAGTGCCCAGCATTAAGATTGAAAATGGCAAAATCGTTGAGCTTGACGGCAAACCGCGCGCGGAATTTGATTTTATTGACCAATTTATTGCCGATTATGCCATAGACATTGCCGCCGCTGAGAAGGCCATGGCCATGGATGACCTAGCCATCGCCAAACTTCTGGTAGATGTCAACGTGCCGCGGGAAGAAGTATTGAAAATTACCCGCGGTCTTACGCCGGCAAAGATTGTGGCGGTTCTTAACACCATGAATGTGGTGGAAATGATGATGGCCATGCAGAAAATAAGGGCCCGCAAGCGCCCGTCCAACCAGTGCCACGTGACAAATTTACAGGATAATCCAGTGCAAATTGCCGCGGATGCTGCCGAAGCCGCCATTCGCGGTTTTGATGAAATGGAGACAACCGTAGGCGTTGTACGCTATGCTCCCTTTAATGCTCTGGCCCTGCAGGTGGGAGCACAGACGGGGCGGGGCGGGGTGCTTATCCAGTGCGCTCTTGAGGAAGCGACGGAACTGCTGCTCGGGATGCGCGGCATTACCGCTTACGCAGAGACCATTTCTGTTTATGGTACGGAAAACGTCTTCGTGGACGGTGACGATACACCCTGGTCCAAAGCTTTTCTGGCCTCGGCGTATGCTTCGCGGGGTTTGAAAATGCGCTTCACGTCCGGTACCGGTTCGGAAGTCCAGATGGGCTACGCCGAGGGTAAATCAATGCTCTATCTTGAAGTGCGGTGCATTCTCATTGCTAAGGGCGCCGGCGTGCAAGGACTGCAGAACGGCTCAATCAGCTGCATCGGAATTCCGGGAGCCGTGCCTTCGGGCATCCGCGCCGTACTGGCCGAAAACCTTGCTGCGGCCATGCTTGACTTGGAAGTGGCATCAGGCAACGACCAGACGTTTTCCCATTCCGACATGCGCCGTACGGCCCGCCTGCTGATGCAGATGCTGCCAGGTACCGATTTTGTCTGTTCCGGCTACAGTGCCGTACCCAACTATGACAACATGTTCGCCGGCTCCAACGTCGATGCCGAAGATTATGATGATTGGTATGCCATTCAGCGCGACCTCATGGTTGACGGCGGCATCAAGCCGGTAACCGAAGAAGAGGTCATCGCTGTCCGCAATAAAGCGGCGAGGGCGCTTCAGGCGGTATTTAGGGAACTTGGCTTTCCGCCCATTACCGACGCCGAGGTTGAAGCCGCTACTTACGCCCACGGCAGTAAGGATATGCCGCCGCGCAACGTGGTGGAGGACCTTAAAGCTGCTGACGATATGATGAAACGGGGAATTACTGGTCTTGATATCGTTAAAGCTCTGGCGAAAAACGGCTTTAACGATATAGCGGAAAACGTGCTTGGCATGCTGAAACAGCGCGTTTCGGGAGATTATCTTCACACCTCTGCTATCCTTGACAGCAAATTCAACGTAATCAGCGCTGTCAACGACCGCAATGACTACCGCGGTCCGGGCACAGGCTACCGTCTGAGCCCCAAACGTTGGGACGAGATTAAAAACATCAACCAGGCGGTCAAACCTTCAGACTTCGATATTTGA
- a CDS encoding BMC domain-containing protein has product MANNALGMIETVGLAAAIEAADAAVKAASVTLLGYELTRGGGLVLVKLIGDVGAVKAAVAAGAQSAQKVNKVWSTHVIARPHREVAPIIQSRETVGCQAAAHPAALGESGLMPEKTGGEDYQEEYELAELDKPDDGNDQQEEIVPTKRGGELCNLCGDPACGRKKGEPKSTCINYKKGYKEDE; this is encoded by the coding sequence ATGGCTAATAATGCCTTAGGTATGATTGAAACAGTAGGCCTGGCCGCTGCAATTGAGGCCGCAGATGCCGCGGTCAAAGCGGCAAGTGTCACTTTGCTCGGCTACGAACTGACCAGGGGCGGTGGCTTAGTGCTGGTCAAATTGATCGGAGATGTAGGAGCGGTTAAGGCCGCGGTCGCAGCCGGCGCCCAGTCAGCCCAGAAGGTCAACAAAGTGTGGTCCACTCATGTTATCGCCCGGCCGCACCGGGAAGTGGCGCCAATCATCCAGAGCAGGGAAACAGTAGGGTGTCAGGCGGCCGCGCACCCCGCCGCATTGGGGGAAAGCGGTCTTATGCCGGAAAAGACCGGCGGGGAAGACTATCAGGAGGAATACGAACTTGCCGAATTGGATAAGCCGGATGACGGTAATGACCAGCAGGAAGAGATTGTACCGACTAAGCGAGGGGGCGAACTCTGCAATCTCTGCGGTGATCCGGCGTGCGGGCGAAAAAAAGGCGAACCCAAGTCAACCTGCATCAATTACAAAAAGGGATATAAGGAGGACGAATAA
- a CDS encoding EutP/PduV family microcompartment system protein codes for MAKVMIVGPVGAGKTTLVNALRDYQRPACKTASIIFDGDIIDTPGEYSQIPRFYPALLVTAMDAALVILVQDASTREVSLPPGFGGMLARPVVGAVTKIDLPGADSARAASRLRAAGVRDKIFFVSAMTGQGIEELSQFLNERGCNLWAKH; via the coding sequence ATGGCAAAGGTAATGATTGTCGGTCCGGTAGGGGCCGGCAAAACAACGCTTGTTAATGCCCTGCGGGATTATCAGCGGCCGGCGTGTAAGACTGCCAGCATCATTTTCGACGGTGACATAATCGACACCCCTGGAGAGTATTCGCAAATACCCAGGTTTTATCCGGCGCTGCTGGTAACGGCCATGGATGCGGCGCTGGTCATATTGGTCCAAGACGCGTCCACCCGGGAAGTAAGCTTGCCGCCAGGCTTTGGCGGTATGCTGGCCCGGCCGGTTGTCGGCGCTGTTACCAAGATTGACTTGCCGGGCGCTGACAGCGCAAGAGCGGCATCCCGCCTCCGCGCCGCCGGTGTCCGGGATAAAATATTCTTTGTCTCGGCCATGACCGGACAGGGGATTGAAGAGCTCAGCCAGTTTTTAAACGAAAGGGGGTGCAATCTATGGGCGAAGCATTAG
- a CDS encoding AraC family transcriptional regulator, whose protein sequence is MCKLLVVDDEHLERQAIQFLVHTRCPEIKVVGEADNGETAVQAAVQQRPDMVVMDIRMPGMNGLEAMAVICRRLPDVKVIILTAFDEFDYAREAVKLGAVEYLLKPVRPDELVRVLNKVADQVREEKRRQAETIALRRQLEQAIPYIQMSLVYDLMTGSIVSADEVRERAALCGVRLDAVATMVLDIDHFARLTRHDSELDKQLLKQQVYHTVCQAIGSSGLVMPFSSDSLVVIISVDSSLNSDQMTKAVITAAEVIRDKVSSALGLTVTIGVGRCYQNLKDAGRSYTEALAAVRQGFFVGTNRVIHIERLPNHVAGSVVYPFHIEKTILDKVRCGERHAAKTAICRLLDEIVAGSNSMVSVQASVLELLVVLSRAAVEGGASIEQLILLNFDSINALEKCRSPEAVQRWLLEAVDQYFDNMLENRSTVNRRVINKACEYISQNYRHNLTLEEVAQTVHLSPYYFSRLFKQETGKNFVEYLTAIRLEKAKKMLRDTQFSITRVAMEVGYHDASYFSRVFRQETGMTPNQYRTNTGKGNILSSGGN, encoded by the coding sequence ATGTGCAAACTATTAGTAGTCGATGATGAACATTTGGAGCGGCAAGCTATACAGTTTTTGGTTCATACCCGCTGTCCGGAGATAAAAGTGGTGGGAGAAGCTGACAATGGCGAGACAGCAGTACAGGCCGCTGTTCAACAGCGCCCGGACATGGTAGTGATGGATATCCGCATGCCGGGCATGAACGGCCTTGAGGCTATGGCTGTAATTTGCCGCCGGCTGCCGGATGTCAAAGTAATTATTCTTACAGCTTTTGATGAATTTGATTATGCCCGGGAAGCTGTCAAGCTTGGCGCCGTTGAATATTTGCTCAAGCCGGTGCGCCCGGACGAGCTGGTCCGGGTGCTTAACAAAGTAGCTGACCAGGTAAGAGAAGAAAAAAGACGGCAGGCGGAGACTATTGCACTACGCCGCCAACTTGAGCAGGCCATTCCGTACATCCAGATGTCGCTGGTCTATGACTTGATGACCGGCAGCATCGTCAGTGCTGACGAAGTGAGAGAGCGGGCCGCCCTTTGCGGAGTGCGGCTTGATGCTGTAGCCACCATGGTTCTGGATATTGACCATTTTGCCCGTCTAACCAGGCATGACAGTGAACTTGATAAGCAGCTCTTAAAGCAACAGGTTTATCACACCGTTTGTCAGGCTATTGGCAGTTCTGGGCTGGTTATGCCGTTCAGCAGTGACAGTCTGGTAGTTATTATAAGCGTTGACAGCAGTTTAAACAGTGACCAAATGACTAAAGCGGTCATCACTGCGGCTGAAGTTATCAGGGACAAGGTAAGTTCCGCGCTGGGCCTGACGGTGACTATTGGTGTGGGCCGCTGCTACCAGAACCTTAAAGATGCCGGACGCTCTTATACTGAGGCGCTGGCCGCCGTACGCCAGGGTTTCTTTGTGGGGACAAACCGGGTAATCCATATTGAGCGACTGCCCAACCATGTAGCCGGGTCGGTGGTTTATCCTTTCCATATTGAAAAGACTATTCTCGACAAAGTACGCTGCGGTGAACGCCATGCTGCCAAAACAGCCATTTGTCGGCTGTTGGATGAGATTGTGGCCGGAAGTAACAGTATGGTGAGCGTCCAGGCCAGTGTATTGGAACTTCTGGTAGTATTGTCACGGGCTGCCGTAGAAGGCGGAGCCAGCATTGAACAACTCATATTGCTTAATTTCGATTCCATAAATGCGCTGGAAAAATGTCGGTCCCCGGAGGCTGTTCAGCGCTGGTTGCTGGAGGCTGTTGATCAATATTTTGATAATATGCTGGAAAACCGCTCAACGGTAAACCGGCGGGTTATTAATAAAGCCTGTGAGTATATAAGCCAGAACTACCGACACAACCTGACTCTTGAAGAAGTCGCCCAGACTGTTCATCTTAGTCCTTATTATTTTAGCCGGCTGTTTAAACAAGAAACTGGCAAAAACTTTGTAGAGTACTTAACTGCGATAAGGCTGGAGAAAGCTAAAAAAATGCTGAGGGACACCCAATTCAGCATCACCCGGGTTGCCATGGAAGTCGGTTATCATGACGCCAGCTATTTTAGCCGGGTATTCCGCCAGGAAACAGGAATGACGCCCAACCAATACCGCACCAATACTGGTAAGGGCAATATTTTGAGTAGTGGCGGCAATTAA
- a CDS encoding glycerol dehydratase reactivase beta/small subunit family protein, which translates to MTQAPVKPTVMVGYAPHPDDTAKLREVAAGLEEEGIPYTIKPVDEADTVAIAYAAACASPLGVGLGIREREMCIHYYRLPETKPLFLSTGGNGPAVWRWFGYNAARLVKGTPFKPQPDVQTAPSGVAEPDSAAELKDMIVRTIYKVLQEQITPPRP; encoded by the coding sequence GTGACGCAGGCGCCGGTTAAGCCAACGGTGATGGTTGGTTATGCCCCTCACCCGGACGATACCGCCAAGTTGCGGGAAGTGGCGGCTGGCCTTGAGGAAGAGGGCATACCCTACACTATTAAACCGGTCGATGAGGCTGATACTGTTGCTATTGCCTATGCCGCCGCCTGTGCGTCCCCCCTGGGGGTAGGACTTGGAATAAGGGAACGGGAAATGTGTATCCATTATTACCGGCTGCCGGAAACCAAACCGTTATTTCTGTCGACTGGCGGGAACGGCCCGGCTGTATGGCGGTGGTTCGGCTATAATGCTGCCAGGCTGGTTAAAGGCACACCATTTAAGCCCCAGCCAGATGTCCAGACCGCACCGTCCGGTGTGGCAGAGCCGGATAGCGCGGCAGAGCTTAAAGACATGATTGTCCGTACTATTTACAAAGTCCTTCAGGAGCAAATAACCCCACCACGTCCATGA
- a CDS encoding sensor histidine kinase, whose protein sequence is MQKHLGFSLDEIVNVKVLQEIQDKFAEATGLAAVIVDSEGWPVTNPSNFTRFCKTVRSVPAGLARCMASDAQAGRIAAKTQQPCIYHCHSGLTDLAAPIIVQGQYIGAFLAGQVVVSDDITYDAIGQVRQRAAGLGLDMWLVDELYAEISAVPARRVKAAADLLYIMSNYIIEIGMTNIIQKQLMAEMKAKTELERMLQEAELKTLQSQVNPHFLFNTLNTIASLALLEGAQRTQEIVYALSDLLRTSLRNNQQVVTVREEVKYIQDYLLIQKARFGDRIKSSIIIPEKLLNNKIPFMTLQPFVENAIIHGIEPQKGGGQIIVSGYAEGNNLLLTITDTGIGISQEQVNRIFQEEKRGNTHGHVTGLGIINVHKRIRHHFGSPYGIKIAGQPGKGTRVEILLPYTVEGGNQDVQTISSR, encoded by the coding sequence GTGCAAAAGCATCTCGGTTTTTCCCTGGACGAAATTGTCAATGTGAAAGTGCTTCAGGAAATACAAGATAAGTTTGCCGAAGCCACCGGTCTGGCGGCTGTCATTGTGGATAGCGAAGGCTGGCCGGTGACCAACCCCAGCAATTTTACCAGGTTTTGCAAGACTGTCCGTTCGGTACCGGCGGGATTGGCCCGCTGCATGGCTTCGGATGCACAGGCCGGACGGATAGCTGCCAAAACGCAGCAGCCTTGTATATACCACTGTCACAGCGGTCTTACCGACCTCGCGGCTCCTATTATTGTCCAAGGCCAATACATAGGAGCATTTCTGGCCGGGCAGGTAGTAGTGTCCGACGATATTACCTATGATGCCATAGGGCAGGTACGCCAGCGGGCTGCTGGCCTGGGGCTGGACATGTGGCTGGTTGATGAGCTGTATGCCGAAATTTCGGCTGTCCCGGCAAGGCGGGTAAAAGCAGCCGCCGACCTCTTGTACATTATGTCTAATTATATAATTGAAATTGGCATGACCAATATTATTCAAAAACAGTTAATGGCAGAAATGAAGGCCAAGACTGAGCTGGAACGCATGCTGCAAGAAGCGGAGCTCAAAACTCTGCAGTCTCAGGTAAACCCTCATTTTTTGTTCAACACTTTAAATACGATTGCCAGTTTGGCTTTGCTGGAAGGAGCTCAGCGCACTCAGGAAATTGTTTATGCTTTGTCTGACTTATTACGGACTAGCCTGCGTAATAACCAGCAGGTGGTGACTGTTCGGGAAGAGGTCAAATATATTCAAGATTACCTCCTGATCCAAAAGGCTCGGTTTGGCGACCGCATCAAGTCATCAATCATAATTCCCGAAAAACTTTTGAACAACAAGATACCCTTTATGACTCTGCAGCCCTTTGTAGAAAATGCAATTATCCATGGTATTGAGCCGCAAAAAGGCGGCGGCCAGATTATTGTGTCCGGGTACGCCGAGGGGAACAACCTGTTGCTAACTATTACCGATACAGGTATTGGTATTAGCCAAGAACAGGTCAACAGAATTTTTCAGGAAGAAAAACGTGGAAATACGCACGGCCATGTCACCGGACTGGGTATTATTAATGTCCATAAGCGCATTAGACATCATTTCGGCAGTCCATACGGCATAAAAATTGCCGGACAACCCGGGAAAGGCACACGGGTAGAAATTCTTCTACCTTATACTGTTGAAGGTGGTAACCAGGATGTGCAAACTATTAGTAGTCGATGA
- the pduB gene encoding propanediol utilization microcompartment protein PduB, with protein sequence MQEQLIDKVMEEIKRRMETAQTKAAAGSEQAACISPTPGITEFVGTAMGDTIGLVIANVDPILHEKMKLDPRFRSIGILGGRTGAGPHIMAADEAVKATNTEIVAIELARDTKGGAGHGCLILFGAEEVSDARRAIEVALKELNRTFGDVYANDAGHIELQYTARASYAINKAFGAPLGKAFGIVVGAPAAIGVLMADTAVKTANVEVVTYASPAGGTSFTNEVIITITGDSGAVRQAVIAAREVGRKLLETMAGPAPSLTTPYI encoded by the coding sequence ATGCAAGAGCAGTTAATTGACAAAGTGATGGAGGAAATTAAAAGGCGTATGGAAACGGCGCAGACGAAAGCTGCCGCCGGCAGCGAACAGGCGGCCTGCATTTCCCCGACGCCTGGCATAACTGAGTTTGTCGGTACTGCCATGGGGGACACCATTGGCCTGGTGATCGCTAATGTTGACCCCATACTGCACGAAAAAATGAAACTTGACCCACGTTTCCGCTCTATAGGCATTCTGGGCGGACGTACCGGGGCTGGCCCGCATATCATGGCCGCTGATGAAGCTGTCAAGGCTACCAACACAGAGATTGTCGCCATCGAATTGGCTCGCGACACCAAGGGCGGCGCCGGCCACGGTTGTCTCATCCTTTTCGGAGCCGAAGAAGTCTCAGACGCCCGCCGTGCCATTGAAGTAGCCTTAAAGGAACTTAACCGGACATTTGGCGACGTTTACGCCAACGACGCCGGGCATATTGAGCTCCAGTACACCGCCCGGGCGAGCTATGCCATTAACAAGGCCTTTGGCGCTCCTCTCGGCAAAGCTTTTGGCATCGTAGTCGGCGCTCCAGCGGCCATTGGGGTGTTGATGGCCGATACGGCAGTTAAAACGGCTAATGTGGAAGTTGTTACTTATGCCAGTCCGGCGGGGGGTACCAGTTTTACTAACGAGGTCATCATTACCATCACCGGCGATTCTGGCGCTGTCCGCCAGGCAGTTATCGCTGCCCGGGAAGTTGGCCGCAAGCTGCTGGAAACAATGGCCGGTCCGGCGCCGTCACTGACTACGCCGTATATCTAA
- a CDS encoding diol dehydratase reactivase subunit alpha has translation MAIIAGVDIGNSTTEVCIASINANGTTQFLASSIAKTTGIKGTTANLPGIVTALEDALKKAGLTISQLAEIRLNEATPVIGDVAMETITETIITESTMIGHNPGTPGGIGLGVGRTVAFADLPYIQPYDKVICVIGAGVDFADAAAAINSALERGVDVQGAVVRQDDAVLIANRLTRSIPIVDEVTFIEKVPLGMPAALEVAEPGQTIRTLSNPYGIATVFNLSSEETKLVVPIARALIGNRSAVVIRTPQGDVKARTIPAGFVTVVGQKGREDIDLDAGASKIMAAVERVQPVIDVKGEAGTNVGGMLERVRQVMSELTGQVLADMRIQDILAVDTFVPQKVQGGLAGEFALESAVALAAMVKTSRLPMQQIADELTSRLGVPVIIAGVEANMAILGALTTPGTAKPLAILDMGGGSTDAAIITRDNRATSIHLAGAGDMVTMLINSELSLNNWELAEDIKKYPLAKVESLYHIRTEDGTVRFYQEHLPPEVYARVVILKENGMTPIPADHPMEKIRHVRREAKKRVFVTNALRALTRVAPTSNIRHIDFVVMVGGSALDFEIADMVSDALAEYGIVCGRGNIRGCEGPRNAVATGLVLSYPGGRRENNRDAGAG, from the coding sequence ATGGCGATTATAGCAGGCGTGGATATTGGCAATTCCACTACGGAAGTATGTATTGCCAGCATTAACGCCAATGGTACGACACAATTTCTGGCCAGCAGCATTGCAAAAACTACGGGCATCAAAGGTACGACGGCTAACCTACCGGGAATCGTCACGGCCTTGGAAGATGCCTTGAAAAAAGCTGGCTTGACGATAAGCCAGCTTGCCGAAATCCGGCTTAACGAGGCCACTCCGGTTATCGGTGATGTAGCGATGGAAACCATTACCGAAACCATCATTACCGAATCTACCATGATCGGGCATAATCCCGGCACGCCAGGAGGAATTGGGCTGGGAGTCGGCCGAACCGTCGCTTTTGCCGACCTGCCTTATATTCAGCCTTATGACAAGGTAATCTGCGTTATCGGCGCCGGCGTCGATTTTGCTGATGCGGCGGCAGCCATCAATTCGGCGTTGGAACGGGGGGTCGACGTCCAGGGGGCGGTTGTGCGTCAGGACGATGCCGTACTTATCGCTAACCGGTTGACCAGATCTATCCCTATTGTTGATGAAGTCACTTTTATCGAAAAAGTTCCCCTCGGCATGCCGGCTGCGTTGGAAGTGGCCGAGCCGGGACAGACCATCCGTACTCTGTCCAATCCGTATGGCATTGCTACCGTGTTTAACCTGTCATCGGAAGAGACCAAGCTGGTGGTACCCATTGCCCGGGCGCTTATTGGCAACCGGTCAGCAGTCGTTATCCGGACGCCGCAGGGCGACGTGAAGGCCAGGACAATTCCCGCAGGCTTTGTGACCGTCGTGGGGCAAAAGGGGCGGGAGGACATTGACCTTGATGCCGGGGCGTCCAAGATCATGGCGGCGGTGGAAAGAGTCCAGCCTGTTATTGATGTGAAAGGCGAAGCAGGTACCAATGTTGGCGGCATGCTTGAGCGGGTACGGCAAGTAATGAGCGAACTTACCGGCCAGGTGTTGGCTGATATGCGTATCCAGGACATTTTGGCGGTAGACACTTTTGTTCCGCAAAAAGTGCAAGGGGGTCTTGCCGGCGAGTTTGCCCTGGAAAGTGCTGTGGCCCTGGCGGCGATGGTGAAAACCAGCCGCCTGCCTATGCAGCAGATTGCGGACGAACTTACCAGCCGGCTCGGCGTGCCGGTGATCATTGCCGGGGTGGAGGCCAATATGGCTATATTGGGCGCGCTGACCACGCCTGGGACAGCGAAGCCGCTGGCCATTTTGGATATGGGCGGCGGCTCGACCGATGCCGCCATTATTACCAGGGACAACCGGGCTACGTCCATTCACCTGGCTGGGGCCGGCGATATGGTAACAATGCTTATTAATTCCGAGCTTAGCCTTAATAATTGGGAATTGGCTGAAGACATAAAAAAATACCCGCTGGCGAAGGTGGAAAGTTTGTACCATATCAGGACGGAAGACGGCACGGTGCGGTTTTACCAAGAACACCTGCCCCCCGAAGTTTACGCCCGGGTAGTCATTCTTAAAGAAAACGGTATGACGCCTATTCCGGCCGACCACCCCATGGAAAAGATTCGCCATGTCCGCCGGGAAGCCAAAAAACGGGTATTTGTCACCAATGCCTTGCGCGCGTTGACCCGGGTTGCTCCTACGAGCAATATTCGCCACATCGATTTTGTCGTAATGGTAGGCGGCTCGGCGCTGGATTTTGAAATTGCTGATATGGTGTCCGACGCGCTGGCTGAATACGGCATTGTCTGCGGCCGAGGCAATATCAGGGGCTGTGAGGGGCCGCGCAACGCTGTGGCAACCGGTCTGGTACTGTCTTATCCTGGCGGAAGGAGGGAAAACAACCGTGACGCAGGCGCCGGTTAA
- a CDS encoding diol dehydratase small subunit has translation MLQEKMVEDIVREVLKSMYHAKAGAPAVSTAPRGKLDPDRDYPLAARRPELLKTPTGKNFGDITLDKVMKGEVSPEDVRITAETLCFQAEIAEGVGRTQFAGNLRRAAELTVIPDERILEIYNALRPYRSTKQELLAIADELEQKYNAKINAAFVREAADVYERRKRLKAE, from the coding sequence ATGCTGCAGGAAAAAATGGTTGAAGATATTGTCCGGGAAGTCCTGAAATCCATGTACCATGCTAAGGCCGGCGCTCCTGCCGTTTCCACTGCGCCACGGGGCAAACTCGATCCTGACCGGGATTACCCCCTGGCGGCCAGGCGGCCGGAGCTGCTGAAAACACCCACAGGCAAAAACTTTGGTGACATTACTCTTGACAAAGTCATGAAGGGCGAAGTATCGCCAGAGGATGTACGCATTACTGCTGAGACGCTGTGCTTCCAGGCGGAAATCGCCGAGGGCGTTGGCCGTACTCAGTTCGCCGGCAATTTGCGGCGGGCAGCTGAACTCACGGTCATCCCTGATGAACGCATTCTCGAGATTTACAATGCTCTCCGGCCGTATCGCTCTACCAAGCAAGAATTGCTTGCTATTGCCGATGAATTGGAGCAAAAATATAATGCCAAGATTAATGCCGCATTTGTGCGGGAAGCTGCCGATGTATATGAACGCCGCAAACGCTTAAAAGCGGAATAG
- a CDS encoding propanediol/glycerol family dehydratase medium subunit — protein sequence MMQISEQAIREIVIQVLQSMSSPPVPPIETGERAMTIVEKGEAHVGTRTDEVIIALAPAFAKFQHKTIVNIPHSKVLRELIAGIEEEGLRARVVRILRTSDVAFIAHDATRLSGSGIAIGIQSRGTTVIHQKDLPPLSNLELFPQSPLLDLATYRAIGRNAAKYAKGDSPAPVPTRNDQMARPKFQAKAAILHIKETEHVIAGAKPVELEVRFK from the coding sequence ATGATGCAGATAAGCGAACAGGCAATCCGAGAAATTGTTATACAGGTGCTCCAGAGCATGTCTTCGCCGCCGGTGCCGCCTATAGAAACAGGTGAACGGGCTATGACCATTGTGGAAAAAGGCGAAGCCCATGTGGGTACCCGCACTGACGAGGTGATAATCGCCCTGGCGCCGGCGTTTGCCAAGTTCCAGCACAAAACCATCGTTAATATTCCCCACAGCAAGGTGCTGCGGGAATTGATCGCCGGTATCGAGGAAGAAGGATTGCGGGCGAGGGTTGTGCGGATACTGCGCACTTCTGACGTGGCCTTTATCGCTCATGACGCGACTAGGCTCAGCGGTTCGGGCATCGCTATCGGCATTCAGTCGCGGGGTACGACAGTGATACACCAAAAGGATCTGCCTCCGCTCAGTAATCTGGAGCTTTTTCCCCAGTCGCCGCTCCTTGATCTGGCAACTTACCGGGCTATCGGCCGCAACGCCGCCAAGTACGCCAAAGGCGATTCTCCCGCACCGGTGCCGACGCGCAATGACCAGATGGCCCGCCCCAAATTTCAGGCTAAAGCGGCTATCCTGCACATTAAGGAGACTGAACATGTAATTGCTGGCGCCAAACCGGTAGAGTTGGAAGTCCGGTTTAAATAG